From Plutella xylostella chromosome 23, ilPluXylo3.1, whole genome shotgun sequence:
GTTTGCGAGGCTTATAATTTTTGTTATGTATCATAGTAGCCTAAGTCCTTGTAAATAACTAGGGATATTTTATGCATGTTAGTTTAAAAtcgtttttctttctttaaaaagtttttgtattatttttaaaatgttatagaGTTCATGTTTGTAATAGATTTCTTAGTGAGAATGTCCCAGGAGGTAAATTCGcctagataattttatttaatttatagaaaTCTTACTATGTGTTTGCCTCTGTTTGTTCtccaataaacaaaaaaaaaaaaaaaatgaaataagtatgtacctagtaAAAGCACTTGCCTTGTGTTCAACCCTTATTCATTGCTAGCATCTAGATAGGTAACAACtaggtatttatgtaaatacataagtacctaggtacttacctagctgggtaatattaacaaaactagttatttgtttatatGAAGTATCCATTAAACCCTTAACTTTGTACTTACTAAGAAcgcttagtacctatatttattacttacatacctatgtaataatgtatatacttattattaatagtttCTACAGATAAATAAGCATACAGCAGGATgcaaatatttaataagtcTTCTTACTTATTATCTAGCTCATAATGGTATTAAATTGCTTAAATATCACAACTAACTAAGTGGGCAATATTTGGCAAATCAATAGAATTCAGTTTTAAGTAAGTCACGTACCTACTGactaaatttaagtaaaataaaaatatttcagatTTTAAGGATAAGTAATGGTTAAGTATAGGTCCTCCACAGTCATCAAATTTCAAATAAGTATTAtgaatttgtatatttttacattagtCAAAAGCAAAACAAGTTTATTTGCTAATTGTTAGTAAGTAGCTATGTAGTGTCTGTatgattatatttaaaaaaccatAATAGTCATGATCATTGATAAAATTCTGGTCCATGAACAACACAGCCATGGAACCCATAGCATGGATGAAATTACTAGATTAATAGGTAGCAAAATAACAAGGATCTACAATAGAGAAAAGTACTGGATCTgatcataaatttaataactaaCATAAGTATGGGAAACTTGGCATaaaccaaaaagttttttggaattacttacttattaagtaTGATATTTAAACTTGTATCTGTCTGCAGTAGAAATTTTGCAAAAAGTGCagaaattatgaaaagtaaatttttgtttcatgaatttaaaataatagagatgtacttacttaatgaTTACTTACATTCGGTGAGtgcttgtaaaataattatagtgttttgagaataataatttcaaagttGAAAATACTGTGCTGGCTGACTGATGGAGGGAAAAGAAAGAGACTTCTCATTCTTTCTCTTTACAggaaagagaaagaaaaagaaaggGTGAGTGAAGAAGAGGGACAGGGTAGGGAGGGGTGGGGTAAAAATCAACACAGAGTAAAATGACAGTGACAGCCCTTTTTCGGCgggttgttattattataagcaatcagatttttttacttttaaaacagTTTGTTTACAGAGTTTCAATGGCTGAAATCGGGCCAACTGAAGCTGAAATGTCTCTGTAGGATTTTATGCGTTGCCATGATCCTAGTACACTCCGCATTTCTTTACCACcacataaatatttcaacaCCACAGGACCCACCCGGAGACCGGCGACATGACATGACAGCTGTCATCTAGTAAAACAAACTCATAGTGGCGgcattttgttgttgtgaggttataaatttattactcTGAATAATTCGTTTACTACTTTCTATATAgggaaacaaaaacaatagcAATGAGTTTTGAAAAATCACTACAGCACACACCATTCAGGAACAAAAAGTCTCGTCATCTACTGCATCGAGATGACACCTTGAATCTATCACCAATCCTCAACGAAACGTCGATTTTCAAAAACCTGAATGATACAAGTTTGAGGCAAGTGCTGGATGAATCCTCCATACTGGTGCCTACTGGTAATGCTGGCGAAGGATTGAGGGAAGcattttttgaaataatacAGGCTAGTCGCCCCACTGACGTGATCGACACCCTCGCGAGACTGTCCCAGGTGTGCTGCGACTCACTGGAGCTGGTGGAGCCGTGGAACCGCTACAACGTGCACAACTACTGGCTGGCTGAAGAAGCAAACACATGGAAGTTGCTCCATTGCATGTACTCCGACTCAATCAATGACCACCCAGAATCCATAGACAACTTGATAACTGAAGTCACTCTGTCTCAGCAAACATTAGTGAGTGCATTATTCCAATGCGACTCTGAGTTACGATTGCTGCAGCTACTTGTGGACTGGCTAGAAGCAACGGCCGCCTACCAGGAGGAAGCAACCAAGACCACGGCTCCTATCATCGGTAATAATGTACATTGGGGTAACACACTTCACCAGTTACTTATTGGCACTAGTCTGTTCAACAAGGAGAAGAACAAGGCTATGATCACATGCATGGACCCTGATGCTCCAAGAAGGGAGAAGAAATCTATCCACTCAGATGATCAGCAAGATGATATTGACCTGTGCAAGAGAATATTTACTGAGGTGAGATGTGGGAAGTTCAGTGAAGCTATCTCCTTGTGTGTGAGTGCGGGGCAGGCCTGGCGCGCCGCTGTGTTGCAAGGATGGAGACTACTGCACTATGAACCTAAAGAGGGTACCAATGATCAGTTGGAAATTACTGGTAATCCTAACAGAGACCTTTGGAAATGGTGCTGTCTTGGTTTAGCCAATGATGTCACAGAAAATATACACTACAGAGCAACAATAGGCATTCTATGTGGTCACTTGCCCAGTACAATACCTGCGTGCCAAGGGAACTGGGAGGATCTACTGTGGGCACATTTGAGAGTGCAGATTGAAGCTAGAGTGGACAAATTCCTCCGTGAACACCATGTCACTGCACACGCCAACACCACCTCACAGGAAGTACTTGATCTACTTCAAGCAGAACACCAGACTGAAGAACTGTCACTACACCAAGTATTCAGTGCAGTAAATGCCCTCATGGAAAATAAGAAGGAGTCACATTACCAAACCTGTCAAAAACATCTGATGCTGGGCCATATCAGAGCAATCATGCAGGATTCCCTGAAGTGGATTGAAACTGCtgaagaaaaaatcattagATTTTTGGCTCATTTAGTCCTAGTTCTCAGGCAAATGGGGAAGGATCCTCAACATGATATTGGAGATAAAATTCTAGAGAAATATGTGGTTCAACTGGTAGACGGACATACAGATGGTTCAGTGGACTGTCCAGAGCTCATTGCATACTACACATCCACTGTACCAGTTGACCATCAAGTGTATCTGTATGCTGATCTCATGGACAGAGTACATAAACCTGATTACAGGCCTGCAGTGGTTAAAGCTGGTTCAAATGCTGGTCTAGATGTTGCTGCTTCAGCCAGGATTGCCATAAAGAAAGCCATTACTGATGTCCAACAAGGCTATGGTAACATAGACATGACTTTCACACAGACTGGAACAGTTGAGAGTGATAAGTCTCTGATATCCAAAGTTATCTCTTCCCTAGAATGGCTATCACTCCTCCCAGATCAGTTAGAAGAAGCTCTATGGCTCAGCAATGC
This genomic window contains:
- the LOC105386465 gene encoding nuclear pore complex protein Nup107, translating into MSFEKSLQHTPFRNKKSRHLLHRDDTLNLSPILNETSIFKNLNDTSLRQVLDESSILVPTGNAGEGLREAFFEIIQASRPTDVIDTLARLSQVCCDSLELVEPWNRYNVHNYWLAEEANTWKLLHCMYSDSINDHPESIDNLITEVTLSQQTLVSALFQCDSELRLLQLLVDWLEATAAYQEEATKTTAPIIGNNVHWGNTLHQLLIGTSLFNKEKNKAMITCMDPDAPRREKKSIHSDDQQDDIDLCKRIFTEVRCGKFSEAISLCVSAGQAWRAAVLQGWRLLHYEPKEGTNDQLEITGNPNRDLWKWCCLGLANDVTENIHYRATIGILCGHLPSTIPACQGNWEDLLWAHLRVQIEARVDKFLREHHVTAHANTTSQEVLDLLQAEHQTEELSLHQVFSAVNALMENKKESHYQTCQKHLMLGHIRAIMQDSLKWIETAEEKIIRFLAHLVLVLRQMGKDPQHDIGDKILEKYVVQLVDGHTDGSVDCPELIAYYTSTVPVDHQVYLYADLMDRVHKPDYRPAVVKAGSNAGLDVAASARIAIKKAITDVQQGYGNIDMTFTQTGTVESDKSLISKVISSLEWLSLLPDQLEEALWLSNAMIRTFIFIGNTDAASSCIASVNQLFSSFVTKLPSTSSELREHLCLKAYLEALDGFATWYRHFISGQPKDVEPLPPDATFTDKVHHEQRCAQVEQQKARWIQAVLHQSRHTKNLLYNVLLFPGGWLQDESDSTSSPNFSSDEKDERAKQLETLRRLCIPEITILILKILQSNDDVDNHKEAVKLSNLIAAENRSLYKVFTKDKLIEVLDRIKESSLLLLENDRDMFGYEINDD